CACGGTGCTGCAGATCGAGGTACCGGTCGATGCGCCGGAGGAGGTGGAACTTCAGGCCTACGCGCAGACGGCGACGAACGACTCCACCCTCACGACGCCGCTGCAGATCAGCGTGTCGCCGGCTGGCGGAGACGACACGCCTCCGCAGGTCAGGTTCACCGTGTCGGCTGCCTCCCGAAAGGAGATGGACGACACGATCACGGTGCGCGTGAGCGCCGTCGACAGCTCCCGAGTGGAGCGGGTCGGTGTCAGCGTGCTCCCGTCGCTGCGGCTACCTTCCTCTACGGATACCCTTTCCGTCCAGACGTTCGAGCTCGCGGGGGATTCGGCCGAGTTCCGGATTGCGTTGAGCGACCTGGGCGCAGTCGAGCCGGAGGACACCTCGTACGTCATGCGTCTCGAGGTTACCGCGTTCGCCGTCGACACGGCTGGAAACTGTGCGACGGCTACCATACCGGCCACTCAGCTGGCGCAGGCCTGCTCACCGGAGTCGCCCGAGTCGGGTGAGGACGTGGCGGCTCCTGGCCCGGGTGCCCGTGTAGACATCGTCATCGTCCGCGGCGCCACCACGGGGTTGTCCGGCAGCGGCAACCACCTCGTCGACCTGGTGGCGGACAGGGCTGGCCGGAAGCTGTACGTGTCGAATCTCAGCCGCAATCGGGTCGAAGTGCTCCCGTTCGGAGCGACCTCCTTCGCGACCCCGGTGAGCGTGGGCTCGGAGCCATGGGGACTCGCGCTGGGACGCTCGGGGGACACCATGTTCGTGGCCAACAGTGGAGGCACGAACATCTCCGTGATTCCGCTCGGCGGTGGCTCGCTCAAAGAGACCGCGCGGATCCACACGTCGAACCTCCGGCTTTACGCCTTCGAGTACGACATCGAGACCGACTCGGTCAGCACGCTCACCGAACACGATTACTCCGACCGCCCGCAGTTCCTGGCGCAGTCCGCCAACGGGCAGCTGCTGTACTCCACCAAGCCCACGCCGGCGGCCGCGGACGGCACGATTCGCATCTTCGACGCCAGCCGTGACACCACGCAGGGGTACAACCGCGGCTCGGAGATCATGATCTGGTACGCCCGCGACGGGAAGTCGGCCGGAAAGGGTGTGGTGGTGAACGCGCTCGAGGTGGACCTGGACGATCACCAATTGATCGTGTGGCCGCGGCGGCTGAAAAAGGGCACCACGGATCCCACTCCGATCATGGGTTTCCCCACCGACGTGGCGGCGCAGCTCGCGGTCATGGCGGCGAACGGCGAGACCGACACCCGAGTGGAGTTCTACGTCGACATCGCCGACGTGGGGCTTACCGACACCACCTTCGTGGCCACGAGCGCCGATCACGAGTTCGTCGCGTTCGGCGAGGGTGCGAGGAACCCCGGGCGGGTGTTCCTGGTGAGCTGGCTGGGAGACGAGTTCGGCGGCTCCACCACCGACACGGACGACCTGGTCGGCAACGCAGCGGAGCGCGTGGTCGGGCTGGCGCTCAACGGGGACGGGACCCTGGGCGTCGCCCGCGGGCAGCAATCGTACTTCTTCAACCAATCGCTGCGACTGCAGGGCACCGTTTCCACCGGAACGCCCTCCGGCGGGGTGGCACTGCACCCGGCGAACGTGAGCTACCCCTCGCTCAGGGATGACCAGCGAGCTTTCGTTTCGGGGGTCGACGAGGAGGGGAATGCCTACGTGGACGTGGTCGACACCTACTCCTTCCGCAGGATCCGCCGGATCCCCATCCGGGAGCCGATCACCGGCGCGATGACCGTTGTAGAAGTGGGAAGCGGTGACCCCGACTACGGTCAGTACGCGCTGAGATTGTTCGGCATCACGGACGGTGGCGTGGTCGAGATCGGGCTTTCCGAGGACGACCTCAAGTGACCTCGTAGGTCGACCGGCGCGGCTGGTTTCGTGACCGGGGAAGCATCCGGGGGTCTGGCGTGCGCCGGGCCCCCGTGTTTCTTTTAGGCGTGCCATTCGATACCTATCGGTTACAATCGACCTATGGGTAGCGAACAAACACCTATCGGTAGCCAACGCTAGCAAACACGAGTCGATACTACACAGGACTACTCAAGGCCGGTCAGCTAGCACCCGAGATTTCGGGTCGTCCAGGGAGCACCGAAGGTCACCGCCACGCAGATCCTCCGGATTTCCGGGATCTCCAGAGAGATAATCGTTTTCCAGAGCATGTTTCGTTTCACGACCGCGGGCGAGTCACACGGACCCGCGTTGACCACTATTGTCGAAGGGGTCCCTGCCGGGCTCCCGCTGCGGGCCGAGGAGATCGATGTCGATCTGCGGCGCCGCCAGGGCGGATATGGCCGCGGTGGCCGCATGCGCATCGAATCCGACCGGGCGGAGATCCTCTCCGGGGTGCGCCTGGGCGAGACGCTGGGCTCGCCCATCACCCTGCAGGTGAGGAACCGCGACTGGGAGAACTGGACCGTGGCGATGTCGCGGGAGCCGCTCGAGGAGGAGCGGAGCGACGAGGATCTGCGCCGTGTGGTGCAGCCGCGGCCCGGCCACGCCGACCTCGTGGGCGTACTCAAGTATCGCCGCCACGACGCGCGGGACATCCTAGAGCGGGCGAGCGCGCGGGAGACGACGGTGCGCGTGGCGGCGGGGGCGGTCGCCAGGCGGTTGCTCGCGGAGCTCGGCGTGACGATCGGCAGCCACGTGGTATCGCTGGGCGGAATCGTGGCGCGTCCGCCAGAGGAGTTGCCCGAGGACATCAACGCCGTCTCCGATCGTTCGCCGGTGCGCTGCCTCGACGAGGAGGCGGAGGGGCGCATGATCGACGCAATCGACGCGGCGAAGCGTGACGGTGACACCCTGGGCGGAGTCTTCGAGGTGGTTGCGCGCGGGGTGCCGGTCGGGCTGGGCTCGCACGTCTCCTGGGATCGGAAGCTGGATGGCCGCTTGGCGGGCGCCCTGATGTCGATCCAGGCGATCAAGGGGGTGGAGATCGGTTTGGGCTTCGGAGCGGCGGCGCTACCGGGCTCGCGTGTGCACGACGAGATCACCTTCGAGAAGGACTACAAGCTGGGCGGAGGATATGGCCGCACCCGTAACCACGCCGGCGGGCTCGAGGGCGGAATCACCACGGGGCAGCCCATCGTCTGCCGGGTGGCGATGAAGCCGATCTCGACCCTGATGCGGCCGCTGCGGACGGTGGACCTGCGCACTGGCGAGCCGGTGGAGGCCGTCCGTGAGCGGTCCGACGTTTGCGCCCTCCCGGCGGCCGGGGTGGTGGGAGAGGCGATGGTTGCGATCGTGCTCGCGCAGGCGGTGCTGGAAAAGTTCGGCGGAGACTCGCTGGCAGAGCTGCGGGAGCGGTGGGAGGCACACGTGGAGGGGTTGGGCAGCCATCTCGCGCGGGGTTGAGGTGGGGGAAAGGATCGAGCGGGTGCTGCTCTGGGGCTTCATGGCCTCGGGGAAGACTGCGGTCGGGGCGGAGCTCGCCCGGCGGCTCGGGTGGGCGCACGTGGATCTGGACGAGGTGATCGTGCGCGGGGCGGGGAAGCCGATCGCGCGGATCTTCAGGGAAGAAGGCGAGGATCGGTTCCGCTCCCTCGAGGCCGAGCTGTCGCGCGAGCTGCTCGCGCAGCGGCAGACCGTGCTTTCCCCCGGCGGCGGCTGGGTAACCCACAGCGGGCTCGTGGAGCGGCTCCCCGCGGGTACGCTGACCGTCTGGCTACAGGTTTCTCCCGCGACCGCGCTGGAGCGCGTGCGGGCCAATCCGGACGGGCCGGAGCGACCGCTGCTGGCGTCGCCGGATCCTCTGGGCCGCATTCGCGACCTCCTGGCGGCCCGCGAGCCGCTGTACGCACGCGCCGCCCACGCCATCCCCACCGATTCCCGCAGCATCGATAGTATCGTCGACGAGATCGAAGCGCTGGTGCGCTCGAATCTCTCCGTATTCGAGAGGCAAACCGTGAATTCCGATGGCTAGGACGGCCCGAAAGTCCAATGGCTCCGGCAACCGCAACGGTGCGAGGAAACTCGTCGTCGTCGAGTCGCCGACCAAGGCGCGCACCATTCGCGCTTTCCTCCCGCCGGGCTACCGGGTCGCTGCCTCGATGGGGCACGTTCGCGATCTGCCCGAGTCGGCCAGTGACATCCCGAGCGCGTACAAAGGAAAGGAGTGGGCGCGCCTGGGCGTGGATGTGGAGCACGGCTTCCGGCCGCTCTACATCATCCCGGGGGCCAAGAAGAAGGTGGTCAGCGAGCTGCGCGCCCTGCTGAAGGAGGCGGACGAGCTGATCCTCGCCACCGACGAAGATCGCGAGGGGGAGAGCATCGGCTGGCACCTCCTCGAGGTGCTCAACCCGCGCGTCCCGGTCTCCCGCATCGTCTTCCACGAGATTACCCCCGAGGCGATCCGCGGGGCATTGGAGAACCCTCGCGGCGTCGACGAGAACCTGGTCCGGGCCCAGGAGACACGCCGGATTCTCGATCGGCTGGTGGGGTACACCCTCTCGCCGCTGCTGTGGAAGAAGATCGCCACCGGGCTCTCGGCAGGGCGGGTTCAGTCCGTGGCGGTGCGGCTGCTCGTGCAGCGGGAACGGGAGAGGCGCGCGTTCCGCTCGGGCACGTACTGGGACCTCAAGGCACACCTCGCCAAGCGGACCGAGCCCTTCACCGCCCAGTTGGTGAGCGTCGGCGGCCGGCGGGTGGCGTCCGGCAAGGACTTCGACGAGAACACGGGGCAGCTCAAGGACCCCTCCGCGGTAGTCCTGCTGGGGGACGAAGAGGCGAAGGCACTTCGCGACCGGCTGCGGGAGGCCGCGTGGCGGGTCGCGGAAGTGGAGGAGAAGCCCTCCGTTCGGAGGCCGGCGCCCCCCTTCACCACCTCCACGCTGCAGCAGGAGGCCAACCGCAAGCTGCGCTTGTCCGCGCGGGACACGATGCGCATCGCCCAGCGGCTGTACGAGGAGGGGTACATCACCTACATGCGGACCGACTCGGTGCACCTTTCGCAGCAGGCGATCGACGCCGCGCGGGGTCGGATCCGGTCGCTGTACGGGGAGACCTACCTCAGCCCCAAGCCGCGTCAGTTCGAGACCCGCTCCAAGGGCGCGCAGGAAGCGCACGAGGCGATCCGTCCGGCGGGCACCGAGATGCGCACCGTCGAGGAGCTCGGCCTCACTGGCCGTGAGGCCGCCCTCTACGAGTTGATCTGGAAGCGCACGGTGGCCAGTCAGATGGCCGAGGCTCGCCTCACGCACACCACAGCGCGCATCGAAGCGGACGACACGGTGTTCCGGGCTTCCGGAAAGCGGATCGACTTTCCCGGGTTCTTCCGTGCCTACGTGGAGGGCTCCGACGATCCGGACGCGGCCCTGGAGGACCGCGAAGAGCCGTTGCCTGCGCTCAGCCGCGGAGACGAGCTCACGCTGCGGGAGCTCGAGGCCCTTTCACACACGACCCAGCCGCCCGCGCGGTACACCGAGGCCTCGCTCGTGCGCACGCTGGAGGCGGAGGGAATCGGCCGGCCGAGCACCTACGCCACCATCATCGGGACGATCATAGACCGGGGATACGTGGAGAAGAGCGGGACCCAGCTGATCCCCACCTTCACCGCCTTCGCGGTGACGAGCCTGCTGGAGAAGTATTTCCCCTCGCTGGTCGATACCCGCTTCACCGCCCGCATGGAGGAGCAGCTCGACGAAATCGCCGAGGGCGAAGCGCAGTGGCTCCCGTACCTCCAGGAGTTCTTCCTGGGGGAGGACGGGTTGGAGGCGCAGGTGCGGGCCGGGGAGGAGAGGATCGACCCGCGCGAGGCCTCTACTGTTGATCTCGATTCGCTGGGGGCGCGAGTACGCATCGGCCGGTTCGGCCCGTTCGTGGAGGTGTCCGATGGGAAGGAGACGGTCACGGCCTCGATCCCCGAAGGCATTGCGCCTGCGGACCTGGATGCGGAGCAGGTCGCCCAACTCGTCAAGGTGAAGACCGAGGGGCCGGACGTCCTGGGGCACGACCCGGCCACCGGGAAGCCGATCTTCCTCCTCTCCGGCCGTTTCGGCCCGTACGTGCAGCTCGGGGTTTCGGAGGACGGCGAAAAGCCACGCCGGGCATCCCTCCCCAAGGGAATGTCGCCCGAGCATGTGACGCTGGAGGATGCGGTGCGCCTCCTTTCGCTGCCGCGCACGCTCGGTAAGCATCCGGAAACCGGCAAGCCGGTGGAGGCCGGGATCGGCCGCTTCGGCCCCTTCGTGAAGCACGAAGACGATTTCCGCTCGTTGGATGCGGAAGACGACGTGTTCACCGTCGACCTTGCGCGTGCCCTGGAGTTGCTCGCTCAGCCGAAGGGTACGCGGAAAGGGCCGACCGTGATCCGGGAGCTCGGACCTCACCCTGAGGACCAGGAGCCGGTTGTGGTGTACGAGGGTCGGTACGGGCCCTACGTCAAACACGGGTCGGTGAACGCGTCGCTACCCAAGGGGAAATCGCCGCAGGAGCTCACCATGGAGGAGGCGGTGGAGCTGTTGCGGGAACGGGCGGCCAAGGGAGGTGGTAAGCGTGGGTCGCGGCGTGCGGCTGCGGCGAAAGCGGGCGCGGCGGCGAAGAAGAAGACGACCTCGGCGCGTGGCGCCGCAAAGAAGGCAGGAGCCAGGAGCGCCTCCAAGAAGACCGCCGCCAGCCGCACGAAAGGGAAGACCTGAGCAAGAGAAGCGAAAGGTAAGGCGTAGTCTGCGAATTCGAGCGGGAGAGCGGGAATGGCAGAAGTAACGGTCGTGGGTGGGGGGCTTTCGGGGTCGGAGGCGGCGTACCAACTGGCGGAGCGGGGTCACCAGGTGACCCTCTTCGAAATGCGTCCCGTTCGCTCCACACCGGCGCACCAGACCGACCGGCTGGCGGAGGTGGTCTGCACGAACTCCTTCAAGTCGGTCGACCCCACCAACGCGCACGGGTTGCTCAAGACAGAGATGCGGGCGTTGGGCTCGCTCCTCCTACGCGTCGCGGAGGAAGCGCGGGTGCCGGGCGGATCCGCGCTGGTCGTGGACCGGCGGGAGTTCGCCGACCGGATGACCGCGGCAATCGAAGCGCATCCGCGCATCCGGGTGGTGCGGGAGGAGGTGACGGAGCTACCCTCGGAGCCGGCCATTATCGCCACTGGGCCGCTGACTTCCGACAGTCTCTCCGAGGCGATCCGCACCGCGCTCGGCGCGGATGGGCTCGCTTTCTTCGACGCCATCGCCCCGATCGTCTCGTACGAATCGCTGAACCACGAGGTGGTGTTCGCCGCCTCGCGCTGGGGCAAGGGCGAGGGGGACGACTACCTGAACGCACCGCTCACCCGGGAGCAGTACGAGGCCTTTGTGGAGGCGCTCTCCTCGGCGGAGAGCTACGAGGGACACGACTGGGAGAACGTCCCCTACTTCGAGGGGTGCCTGCCGATCGAGGTGATGGCCGCGCGAGGGCCGGACACCCTGCGGTTCGGTCCGATGAAGCCGGTAGGACTCCCCGTGCCGAACTGGGGCGGAAAGCGGGCGTACGCGGTGTTGCAGCTTCGACGGGAGGACCGCGCCGGACAGATGTGGAACCTGGTCGGTTTCCAGACCCGCCTGAAGATCCCCGAGCAGCGGCGGGTCTTCCGCATGATCCCGGGACTGGAAGAGGCCGAGTTCCTGCGCTACGGGTCGATCCACCGTAATACCTACCTGAACTTCCCGGCGGCGCTGAGCGCGCACGGCTCGCTGCGCGATCGCCCGGACCTGATCTTCGCCGGGCAGCTCACCGGCGTGGAAGGCTACACCGAGTCGACCGCCGTGGGCATCCTCGCCGCGGTGAACCTGGACCGCATCGTGCGCGGCGACGAGCCGGTGGTACCGCCGCCCACGACCATGATCGGCGGGTTGATGCGTTATCTCCGCGAGGCAGATCCGGCGCAGTTCCAGCCCATGAACTCGAACTTTGGCCTCCTCGATCCGCTCGACGAGGAGATCCGGGACAAGCAGAGGCGCCGGCAGCGGCTTGCCGAGCGGGGGCAGGCGGACTTCGCCGCCTGGATGGAGCGGCACGGCATCCGCTCGGCGGAGCAGGTCGAGGCGGCTTGAGCACCTCGCCGCATGGGCGTCGGCGACGGGGAGTGGGGCCAGCCGCAGGCCGCACGGGGCGGGATCGTGCCTCTGCTGAGCGGTCGCCGGCAGCGGGCGCTGGGCGAGCGGCAAAAGGGGAAGCGGCCGGCAGCGAACCCCGCGAAGCCGCCGTGCTGCGCGAACACGACCGGGACGCGCACACCTTCCTCGAGCACATCGAACACGAGCGGCAGCTCTCCCCGCGCACCGTTCGCGCGTACGCGGACGACCTGGCTGAGCTGCAACAGTTCCTCACCACCTATTACGGCACGCCGGAGTGGACCTGGGGAGGAGTCGATCGGCTGGCGATCCGCTCCTTCATGGGTGACTGCGTGAGCCGGCGCGGCCTCTCCAAGCGGACGATCGCGCGCAAGCTCTCGGCGATCCGCACCTTCTTTCGCTTTCTGCACCTGGAAGAGCTGGTCGAGGCCAACCCCGCGCGCGCCGTGCGATCGCCTCGATTGGAGCGCACCCTGCCGGGCTTCCTCACCCGTGAGCAGGTGGAGCGGATCTTCGATATGGCCGAGGCGCGCGCCATGGAGGGGGATCCTGCCGCGGTTCGGAACCTCGCGATCGTCGAGCTGTTCTACTCGACCGGGATCCGGCTGTCCGAGCTGCAGCAACTCGATGTGGACGACGTCGATCTCGTCTCGGAACGCGTGCGGGTGCTGGGGAAGGGGAGGAAGGAGCGGATCGTGCCGATGGGGCGAAAGGCGGTCGCGGCGTTGCGGAAATACGAGCCGCGCCGCGAGGCGCTGCTGGCGATGGCCGAGCGCCCGGATCGACGGGCGTTGTTCGTGGGCCCGTCAGGGCGCCGCCTCTCCACGCGGGCGATTCAGAAGATCGTGAGCACTCTTCTCGATCGCGTCAGCGAGGATGCGGGGCTGTCGACCCACTCGCTGCGCCACAGCTTCGCCACCCATTTGATCGACGCGGGCGCCGACCTCCTGGCGGTGAAGGAACTGCTGGGACATTCGAGCCTGAGCACCACCCAGATCTACACCCACACCTCCCGCGAGCGCCTGCTGCGCGCATACCGCCAGGCGCACCCAAGAGCGTGAAGGGGACTCCGTTTCCACGCAGGAATACCAGCTACAGTGGGTTCGCAGGATCACGAACGTTGATGACAACAGACCATGAGAAGGCACGATGACTGAGCTCCGCTACCGCGCCACCACCATTCTCGCCGTGCGGCGGGAGGGGAAGGTGGCGCTGGGGGGAGACGGGCAGGTAACGCTCGGTGACACGGTGATGAAGGCCACGGCGCAGAAGGTGCGCAAGCTCAAGGACGGAAAAGTCCTGGCGGGCTTCGCGGGGTCGGTGGCCGACGCCTTCACACTCTTCGAGAAGTTCGAGGAGAAGCTGGAGCGCTTCCCCGGCAACCTCACGCGCGCCGCCGTGGAGCTGGCCAAGGAGTGGCGGTCGGATCGCTTCCTCCGCCGCCTCGAGGCACAGCTCGTCGTGGCGGACCGTGACGGACTATTCTTGATCTCCGGCAACGGCGACGTCATCCAGCCGGACGACGATGTCGTGGCCATCGGCTCGGGGGGTGGCTTCGCCTTGGCCGCCGCCCGCGCGCTCCGTGAGAGCACGAACCTCCCGGCCGCCGAAATCGTGCGCCGGGGGCTGCAGATCGCCGGGGAGATCTGCATCTATTCGAACCTCAACATCACCGTGCTCGAGCTCGATTGACAGCAGTCCGCGCGATAGCGCCGGCTCGAGCCGTAGCTGAGTCCAGAATGATGACGAATTCGCAGGCCGTGGAGCAACCGCCTCCGGAGGGAACGACTCCGGTGGAGGAGAGGGCGACGGCAGCCACGGACGAAGAGTGGTCGGGCGAGCTTACCCCGCGCCAGATCGTCGCCGAGCTCGACAAGTACATCGTCGGTCAGGATGCCGCCAAGAAGGCGGTGGCCATCGCCCTCCGCAACCGCTGGCGGCGTCAGCGCGTGAACGAGGAGCTGCGGGACGAGATCGTCCCCAACAACATCATCATGATCGGGCCCACCGGCGTGGGGAAAACGGAGATCGCCCGTCGCCTCGCCAAGCTTGCGGGTGCCCCGTTCGTGAAGGTAGAGGCCTCCAAGTTCACAGAGGTTGGCTACGTCGGCCGGGACGTGGAGTCGATGATCCGCGACCTGGTCGACGTGGCGATCAACATGGTGCGCAACGAGCGGGAGGAGGAGGTGCAGGGGCTGGCGGAGCAGCGCGCTGAGGAGCGCCTGCTCGATCTCCTGCTCCCTCCCGTCGAGGAGCCCCCCACGCCGGCGGGCGAAA
This genomic interval from Longimicrobiaceae bacterium contains the following:
- the aroC gene encoding chorismate synthase, which gives rise to MFRFTTAGESHGPALTTIVEGVPAGLPLRAEEIDVDLRRRQGGYGRGGRMRIESDRAEILSGVRLGETLGSPITLQVRNRDWENWTVAMSREPLEEERSDEDLRRVVQPRPGHADLVGVLKYRRHDARDILERASARETTVRVAAGAVARRLLAELGVTIGSHVVSLGGIVARPPEELPEDINAVSDRSPVRCLDEEAEGRMIDAIDAAKRDGDTLGGVFEVVARGVPVGLGSHVSWDRKLDGRLAGALMSIQAIKGVEIGLGFGAAALPGSRVHDEITFEKDYKLGGGYGRTRNHAGGLEGGITTGQPIVCRVAMKPISTLMRPLRTVDLRTGEPVEAVRERSDVCALPAAGVVGEAMVAIVLAQAVLEKFGGDSLAELRERWEAHVEGLGSHLARG
- a CDS encoding shikimate kinase: MGERIERVLLWGFMASGKTAVGAELARRLGWAHVDLDEVIVRGAGKPIARIFREEGEDRFRSLEAELSRELLAQRQTVLSPGGGWVTHSGLVERLPAGTLTVWLQVSPATALERVRANPDGPERPLLASPDPLGRIRDLLAAREPLYARAAHAIPTDSRSIDSIVDEIEALVRSNLSVFERQTVNSDG
- the topA gene encoding type I DNA topoisomerase encodes the protein MARTARKSNGSGNRNGARKLVVVESPTKARTIRAFLPPGYRVAASMGHVRDLPESASDIPSAYKGKEWARLGVDVEHGFRPLYIIPGAKKKVVSELRALLKEADELILATDEDREGESIGWHLLEVLNPRVPVSRIVFHEITPEAIRGALENPRGVDENLVRAQETRRILDRLVGYTLSPLLWKKIATGLSAGRVQSVAVRLLVQRERERRAFRSGTYWDLKAHLAKRTEPFTAQLVSVGGRRVASGKDFDENTGQLKDPSAVVLLGDEEAKALRDRLREAAWRVAEVEEKPSVRRPAPPFTTSTLQQEANRKLRLSARDTMRIAQRLYEEGYITYMRTDSVHLSQQAIDAARGRIRSLYGETYLSPKPRQFETRSKGAQEAHEAIRPAGTEMRTVEELGLTGREAALYELIWKRTVASQMAEARLTHTTARIEADDTVFRASGKRIDFPGFFRAYVEGSDDPDAALEDREEPLPALSRGDELTLRELEALSHTTQPPARYTEASLVRTLEAEGIGRPSTYATIIGTIIDRGYVEKSGTQLIPTFTAFAVTSLLEKYFPSLVDTRFTARMEEQLDEIAEGEAQWLPYLQEFFLGEDGLEAQVRAGEERIDPREASTVDLDSLGARVRIGRFGPFVEVSDGKETVTASIPEGIAPADLDAEQVAQLVKVKTEGPDVLGHDPATGKPIFLLSGRFGPYVQLGVSEDGEKPRRASLPKGMSPEHVTLEDAVRLLSLPRTLGKHPETGKPVEAGIGRFGPFVKHEDDFRSLDAEDDVFTVDLARALELLAQPKGTRKGPTVIRELGPHPEDQEPVVVYEGRYGPYVKHGSVNASLPKGKSPQELTMEEAVELLRERAAKGGGKRGSRRAAAAKAGAAAKKKTTSARGAAKKAGARSASKKTAASRTKGKT
- the trmFO gene encoding methylenetetrahydrofolate--tRNA-(uracil(54)-C(5))-methyltransferase (FADH(2)-oxidizing) TrmFO produces the protein MAEVTVVGGGLSGSEAAYQLAERGHQVTLFEMRPVRSTPAHQTDRLAEVVCTNSFKSVDPTNAHGLLKTEMRALGSLLLRVAEEARVPGGSALVVDRREFADRMTAAIEAHPRIRVVREEVTELPSEPAIIATGPLTSDSLSEAIRTALGADGLAFFDAIAPIVSYESLNHEVVFAASRWGKGEGDDYLNAPLTREQYEAFVEALSSAESYEGHDWENVPYFEGCLPIEVMAARGPDTLRFGPMKPVGLPVPNWGGKRAYAVLQLRREDRAGQMWNLVGFQTRLKIPEQRRVFRMIPGLEEAEFLRYGSIHRNTYLNFPAALSAHGSLRDRPDLIFAGQLTGVEGYTESTAVGILAAVNLDRIVRGDEPVVPPPTTMIGGLMRYLREADPAQFQPMNSNFGLLDPLDEEIRDKQRRRQRLAERGQADFAAWMERHGIRSAEQVEAA
- a CDS encoding tyrosine recombinase XerC; amino-acid sequence: MLREHDRDAHTFLEHIEHERQLSPRTVRAYADDLAELQQFLTTYYGTPEWTWGGVDRLAIRSFMGDCVSRRGLSKRTIARKLSAIRTFFRFLHLEELVEANPARAVRSPRLERTLPGFLTREQVERIFDMAEARAMEGDPAAVRNLAIVELFYSTGIRLSELQQLDVDDVDLVSERVRVLGKGRKERIVPMGRKAVAALRKYEPRREALLAMAERPDRRALFVGPSGRRLSTRAIQKIVSTLLDRVSEDAGLSTHSLRHSFATHLIDAGADLLAVKELLGHSSLSTTQIYTHTSRERLLRAYRQAHPRA
- the hslV gene encoding ATP-dependent protease subunit HslV — translated: MTELRYRATTILAVRREGKVALGGDGQVTLGDTVMKATAQKVRKLKDGKVLAGFAGSVADAFTLFEKFEEKLERFPGNLTRAAVELAKEWRSDRFLRRLEAQLVVADRDGLFLISGNGDVIQPDDDVVAIGSGGGFALAAARALRESTNLPAAEIVRRGLQIAGEICIYSNLNITVLELD